Genomic window (Myxococcales bacterium):
CGCCCGACGTGTGCTTCTCGCTCGGCGTCCTCGAGGGCGCGGCCACGGCGCTGCGCCTGACGCGCCGCGAGATGCTCGAGGAGCTCGATCTGCTGACCGCGCCGCGCCGCCCGGAGTGACGGTCGCACTGCCTCAGGGCGCGGCGTCGCGGCAGCAGCGGAAGCCGATCTCGTAGAAGCGGAAGCTGTCGCCGTGGACCAGGACGCTGCTCTGGCAGGTCCGCGCCTCGGCCCAGTACCGACCCTTGAGGTTGCCGTGGAACTGCGGCGCGCCGCCGTCGCGGCGCCGGGTCCACTCCTCGACGTTGCCGACCAGGTCGAACGCGCCGGCGGCGCCGACGCAGCCCGCGCGCGCGCCGCCGCCGGCGCCCTGGTACAGGGCCAGGACGTGATCGGCCGCGGCCGCGGCGGTCGGGGACACCGAGCGCGCGGCGTCGAGCAGCTCGGCCAGCGAGCCGACCGCGGGGCTCGAGACCGACGCCGGCCAGCCGTTGAGCAGCGTCTGCGTATACGTCCGCCAGGTCGCGTCGTCGTTGCAGCGCCCGGGCTCCCGGACGTCGCCGTAAGGATACGCGGCGCCGTTGGCGCCCGCGCACGCCGTCAGCCACTCGTCGTCGAAGCACAGCCGGCGATCGCGGGCGGCGCACCAGGCCTCGGCCTGATCGAACGAGTACATGACCAGCGGCGGCGCGCCGGCGGTGTTGGGCGCCTCGAACCGATCCATGCACGCGGCGCCGACCTCCACCATGTCGAGCGGGCACGGGCCGGCGTCGAGGGTCGCGTCGAGGCCGGCGTCGAGCGGCGCGCCGGCACCGCCGCCGCACCCGGCCGCGGCGACGATCAGCGCCACGACCGTGGTCCTCCGCATCGCGCGACGATACGCCCGAAAGCGCGCGGGCGCGGGCGATCCAGTGGACGCCGGCGGTCGGCCGCGCAACCATCGGCGCATGAGCACGTTCGCTCGGGCCGCGCTCGCGGCCTTGATCCTGACCGCGTGTGGCAAGGGCGACGTGCCCGCGCCCGTCCCGCCACCGATGGCGCCGAGCGATCCGCCGGCGCTGGCCGCCGCGCGGGCGCCGAGCGATCCGCCGCGCGCCGTCCCGGACGCCCCTGCCGTCGCTCCAGCGCCGTCCGAGCGGGTCGCGGCCCCATCGCCGCCGCCGCCGTCAACACCGCCGCCGCCCGCGCGAGGCGCCGCGGCCACGCGCGCGAGCCTCGAAGACGAGGCCGAGCGGTTCGCGGCGCTGCTCACGGCCGACAGTGACAGCGCGGTAGCCGGCGCCATGGCGCGAGCCCGCCCCGGCGGCGATCTCGCGGATCTCGCGGAGCAGATCGATCACGGCGGCGCCGTCGTCCGGGCCGGCGGTATCCACGGTGACCTGGGTCCCGGTGGCGTGGGGACAGCCGCCGACCCCGTGGCGACGCCGCCCGGGCGCATCGCGCTGGCCGGCGGCCGCGCCGCCGACGCCACGTCGCTCGACGTCGACGAGGTCAAGCGCAAGGTCATGGGGGTCTACATGGCCGGGATCAAGCGCTGCTACAAGGGCGCCCTCAAGACCGACCCCACCCTGCGCGGTCAGCTCGCGCTCGGGTTCACGGTCACCGAGCACGGCCGCGTGACCGCGCCGACGGCGACCGGCCCGTCCGACGAGGTCGGCACCTGCGTCGCAGCGCAGCTGCGCACCTGGCTGTTCCCGGTGCCCAAGGACGACGACGGCGAGCCCACCAGCGCCTCGTTCACGCTCGAGCTCCAGCTCGCGCCGGGTGATCACCGCCGCGGGGCCGCGATCAGCCGCGCGTACTCGTCGGCGACGCGGGTCCAGACGTCGGTCATGCGGAACGCGCGCAGCACGTGGGCGCGGGCGGCGGCGCCGAGGCGGGCGCGGCGCGCGGGCTCGGCCAGGTCGCGATCGATCGCGGCGGTCAGCGCCGCGACGTCGCCGGGCGCGACCAGCGAGCCGGTCACGTCGTCGGTGACGACGTCGACGCAGCCGGGGATGCGCGTGGCGATCGTGGCGACGCCCATGGCCGCGGCCTCGAGCAGGACGTTGGCGAGGCCTCGCGGTGCGACGGCAGCACGAGCACGTCGGCGGCGGCGTAGATCGGCCCCACCTCGCGTCGATCGCCGAGCAGGTGGATCGACGCGTCGCCGGCGAGCTGCGCCCGCGCGGCGGCGGTGATCGGATCGGTGGGGTCGTCAGGGCCGACCACGAGCAGGTGGGCGCCGCGCGTGGCCCGCCCGGCCCAGGCCGCCGCCAGATCGCCGACGCCCTTGTCCCGGGACAGCCGCCCGACGAACGCGACCACCGACGCCGCCGGCGCGACGCCGAGCTCGGCCCGCAGCGTCGCGCCCGCGGCGGCGTGCCGCGCCGGATCGAACACGTCGGGATCGACGCCGTTGCCCGACCCCGGCCCGAGGACGACCGCCCGCGCCACGGGCACCACCCCCAGCTCGATGGCCCGGGTCCGCAGGCTCGGGCTGACGCAGATCACCCGATCGGCGAGCTGGCAGGTGACGCGGTGGCCGGTCCACAGCGCCGCGCGCCGCAGCCCGCGGGTGGTCTCGAGCCGCAGGCCGCGCAGCGTGTGGACCCGCACCGGCACCCGGGCCGCGGTCGCCGCCACCATGGCGACCAGGCCGGCCTTCGGCGTCGAGCCGTCGACCAGCGTCGGCCGCAGCCGCGCCAGCAGGCGGGTCATCGCCGCGACCGCGCGCAGGTCGCCCCCCGGCGCCAGGTCGCGCTCGATGGCGATGGTGTGGTGGGTCGCGCCCTCGGCGGCGGCCAGGGCCCCGGCGGGCTCGCCGGCGCCGGTCACCAGGTGGACGTCGAAGCCGCGCTGGCGCAGGTAGGCGAGCTGGCCCCGCACCAGCAGCGCGCTGCGCGGGTCGGTCAGCGCCAGCACGATGCGCGCCATCGAACTGTCACCCTAGCACCGGTGCGGGGGCGGCGTGCGCGACTATACTGACGGGTGCCCGTGCCGACCTCGCCATCCACCTCCGGAGTGTTCCGCATCGTCGACGGTGCGCCGCTCTCGTCGCCGGCGTCGCCGGCGTCGCCCGCCGCGCCCGAGCGCCCGACCCCGCGCGCGCGCAAGGCCGACGAGGGGCCCGGACCCCGCCGCACCCGGGCATGACCGGGCCGGCGCCGACCGAGCTGACCGCGCCCGAGCTGCTGCTCAACCGCGAGCTGACCTACCTCAACTTCTGCTGGCGGGTGCTGCGCGAGGCCGAGGACCCGCGGGTGCCGCTGCTCGAGCGCCTGAAGTTCGTCGCGATCGTCTCGGCCAACATCGACGAGTTCTTCCAGAAGCGCATCGGCGGCCTCAAGCAGCAGGTCGGCGCCGGCTTCTCGGCGGTCACCCCCGACGGCCGCTCGCCGAGCCAGCAGATCGCCGAGTGCCTGCAGATGATCCAGGAGCTCGAGGCCCGCAAGACCGTCATCCTCGATGACGTGATCACGCGCCTGGCCGCGGCCGGCGTCAGCATCACGTCGTGGAAGGACCTCGACGCCGACGAGCGCGCCCGGGTCCGCGCCTATTACCTCGACAACATCTTCCCGCTGGTCACGCCCCAGGCGATGGACCCGGCCCACCCGTTCCCGTTCGTCTCGAACCTGTCGCTCAACCTGCTGGTCACGCTGCACTACAAGGGCGACCCCGAGCAGCTCCTAGCCCGGGTCAAGGTGCCGGTCGGCGCCGGCATCCCGCGGTTCCTGCGCATCGACGGCACCCGGTTCGTCCCGCTCGACGACGTCATGGTCGGGAACCTCGACCTGTTGTTCCCCGACATGGAGATCGCGAGCTGCGCGCGGTTCCGCGTGACCCGCAACGCGATCACCGAGCGCGAGGAGGGCGAGGCCGACGACCTGCTCGAGCTGATCGAGATCGAGCTGCGCGAGCGCCGGTTCGCGCCGATCGTCCGGCTGCAGGTCGAGCAGACGATGACCGCGTTCCTGCGCGGCAAGCTCGCGGCCGAGCTCGGCCTCGACGAGCACCGCGACGTGTTCGAGGCCGAGGGCATGCTCGGCCAGCGCGACCTGATGGAGCTCGCGACCCTCGACGTGCCGGCGCTGCGCGACCCGCCGCACGCGCCGACCGCCCCGGTCGAGCTGCTGGGCGAGCGCAGCATCTTCCACACGATCCGTGACGCCGGCAGCGTGCTCGTGCACCACCCGTACGAGTCGTTCCAGCAGTCGGTCGAGCGGTTCCTCAAGGAGGCCGCGGCCGATCCCAAGGTCCGCGCGATCAAGGCGACGCTGTACCGC
Coding sequences:
- a CDS encoding glycosyltransferase, which codes for MGVATIATRIPGCVDVVTDDVTGSLVAPGDVAALTAAIDRDLAEPARRARLGAAARAHVLRAFRMTDVWTRVADEYARLIAAPRR
- a CDS encoding glycosyltransferase gives rise to the protein MARIVLALTDPRSALLVRGQLAYLRQRGFDVHLVTGAGEPAGALAAAEGATHHTIAIERDLAPGGDLRAVAAMTRLLARLRPTLVDGSTPKAGLVAMVAATAARVPVRVHTLRGLRLETTRGLRRAALWTGHRVTCQLADRVICVSPSLRTRAIELGVVPVARAVVLGPGSGNGVDPDVFDPARHAAAGATLRAELGVAPAASVVAFVGRLSRDKGVGDLAAAWAGRATRGAHLLVVGPDDPTDPITAAARAQLAGDASIHLLGDRREVGPIYAAADVLVLPSHREASPTSCSRPRPWASPRSPRASPAASTSSPTT
- the ppk1 gene encoding polyphosphate kinase 1 is translated as MTGPAPTELTAPELLLNRELTYLNFCWRVLREAEDPRVPLLERLKFVAIVSANIDEFFQKRIGGLKQQVGAGFSAVTPDGRSPSQQIAECLQMIQELEARKTVILDDVITRLAAAGVSITSWKDLDADERARVRAYYLDNIFPLVTPQAMDPAHPFPFVSNLSLNLLVTLHYKGDPEQLLARVKVPVGAGIPRFLRIDGTRFVPLDDVMVGNLDLLFPDMEIASCARFRVTRNAITEREEGEADDLLELIEIELRERRFAPIVRLQVEQTMTAFLRGKLAAELGLDEHRDVFEAEGMLGQRDLMELATLDVPALRDPPHAPTAPVELLGERSIFHTIRDAGSVLVHHPYESFQQSVERFLKEAAADPKVRAIKATLYRTSRDSQVIKHLIAAALGGKQVAVVLELKARFDEEANIRWANRMERAGIHVTYGVVGLKTHCKLVLVVRHDYDGLRRYAHISTGNYHAGTARLYADFGLFTCDKVIGADLTELFNYLTTGFRPRRKYGKLLPAPKILKTALLDKIEREIKHQDKRGTGRLQWKVNAIEDVDIVRALYRASQAGVKIDLIVRDTCRLRPGIPGVSANIRVVSVVGRFLEHARVLYFHNRGKSEYYLGSADLMQRNLERRVEVLAPIDDARLQGEVRHFLDCQLDDQRGAWDMQPDGSYVQRRDRDGAAPHSQQQMIDYIDGRTKAATRLRRRKVQGISRRKLR